A window of Auraticoccus monumenti contains these coding sequences:
- a CDS encoding Trm112 family protein yields MTMAVDLAPELLEILACPNCHASLAVDHEAEELVCTDPACGLAYPVRDQIPVLLVDEARRPAES; encoded by the coding sequence ATGACGATGGCGGTGGACCTGGCCCCCGAGCTGCTGGAGATCCTGGCGTGCCCGAACTGCCACGCCAGCCTGGCCGTGGACCACGAGGCCGAGGAGCTGGTGTGCACCGACCCGGCCTGCGGGCTCGCCTACCCGGTGCGCGACCAGATCCCGGTGCTGCTGGTCGACGAGGCCCGCCGGCCCGCGGAGAGTTGA
- a CDS encoding SIS domain-containing protein: MVAFEDYRLEDRAVLEAADPLLRRLAGAGARIRVEAEAAREPTSLLDEAIRPRAVIAVGSEARLVRSLLEPVCPVPMMAWPGPALPGWVGPLDLVVVLAAHGGEQSLVHAASEAVRRGCQLLVAAPESSPVAESSMSRSTTLLTTRTSDPLAAVAVTAAALHALGLGPVLDLESVAGALDRVAEECSPWVDLSSNPAKDLALSMADTEPLVWGGSVLAARAARRVAEALRAASGRPALATDAEALMPVITAAEPRDPFADPFDAPITDRRPCLLLLEDGHTNELLAVARRQLEGAAEMADVRTCKVLQDEGSELLRYAVLLQKGLYAAAYLAIGLNRLQDPPSDW, translated from the coding sequence GTGGTCGCGTTCGAGGACTACCGTCTGGAGGACCGCGCCGTGCTCGAGGCGGCCGACCCGCTGCTGCGCCGCCTGGCCGGTGCCGGAGCGCGGATCCGGGTCGAGGCCGAGGCCGCCCGCGAACCCACCTCGCTGCTGGACGAGGCGATCCGTCCCCGCGCCGTGATCGCGGTGGGCAGCGAGGCCCGGCTGGTCCGCTCGCTGCTGGAGCCGGTCTGCCCGGTGCCGATGATGGCCTGGCCCGGGCCGGCGCTGCCCGGCTGGGTCGGACCGCTGGACCTGGTGGTGGTGCTGGCCGCCCACGGGGGCGAGCAGTCGCTGGTGCACGCCGCCTCCGAGGCCGTCCGCCGCGGTTGCCAGCTGCTGGTGGCCGCGCCGGAGTCCTCGCCGGTGGCGGAGTCGTCGATGTCGCGCTCGACCACCCTGCTCACCACCCGCACCTCCGACCCGCTGGCTGCGGTGGCGGTCACCGCAGCCGCGCTGCACGCTCTCGGGCTCGGGCCGGTCCTGGACCTGGAGTCCGTGGCCGGCGCGCTGGACCGGGTCGCGGAGGAGTGCTCGCCGTGGGTGGACCTGTCCTCCAACCCGGCCAAGGACCTCGCGCTGTCGATGGCCGACACCGAGCCCCTGGTGTGGGGCGGGTCGGTGCTCGCGGCCCGAGCCGCCCGCCGGGTGGCCGAGGCGCTGCGCGCGGCCAGCGGACGTCCGGCGCTGGCCACCGACGCCGAGGCGCTGATGCCGGTGATCACCGCCGCGGAGCCGCGGGACCCGTTCGCCGACCCCTTCGACGCACCGATCACCGACCGGCGCCCCTGCCTGCTGCTGCTCGAGGACGGCCACACCAACGAGCTCCTCGCGGTGGCCCGGCGCCAGCTGGAGGGTGCGGCGGAGATGGCCGACGTGCGGACCTGCAAGGTGCTGCAGGACGAGGGCAGCGAGCTGCTCCGCTACGCCGTGCTGCTGCAGAAGGGTCTCTACGCCGCCGCGTACCTGGCCATCGGGCTCAACCGCCTGCAGGACCCGCCGTCGGACTGGTGA
- a CDS encoding DMT family transporter, with product MAWVVLLVSAVLEAVWATALGQSDGFTRPLPTVVFLVASAASMAGLGMAMKQIPISVAYSVWTGVGAALTVTWAMLTGEEPVGVLKVLFLVGIVGCVIGLKLVKGPGEDVTSPTAGPAGG from the coding sequence ATGGCGTGGGTGGTGCTGCTGGTGAGCGCGGTGCTGGAGGCCGTCTGGGCCACGGCGCTGGGCCAGTCCGACGGGTTCACCCGGCCACTGCCGACGGTGGTGTTCCTGGTCGCCTCGGCCGCCAGCATGGCCGGCCTCGGCATGGCCATGAAGCAGATCCCGATCTCGGTGGCCTACTCGGTCTGGACCGGGGTCGGCGCCGCGCTGACCGTCACCTGGGCGATGCTGACCGGCGAGGAGCCGGTCGGGGTGCTCAAGGTGCTGTTCCTGGTGGGGATCGTCGGCTGCGTGATCGGGCTCAAACTGGTGAAGGGCCCCGGTGAGGACGTCACCAGTCCGACGGCGGGTCCTGCAGGCGGTTGA
- a CDS encoding DMT family transporter, which produces MAWVVLVLSGVLEAVWATALAESRGFKRLWPSVVFVVALVASMSGLAWAMRSIPTGTSYAVWVGVGAVLTVVVAIARGTERATVARLLLLAALVGCVVGLKVVS; this is translated from the coding sequence ATGGCGTGGGTGGTGCTGGTCCTGTCCGGGGTGCTGGAGGCGGTGTGGGCCACGGCCCTGGCCGAGTCCCGGGGCTTCAAGCGGCTCTGGCCCTCGGTGGTGTTCGTCGTGGCGCTGGTGGCCAGCATGTCCGGGCTGGCCTGGGCGATGCGCTCGATCCCCACCGGGACGTCCTACGCGGTGTGGGTCGGCGTGGGGGCGGTGCTGACGGTGGTGGTGGCGATCGCCCGCGGCACCGAGCGAGCCACGGTGGCGCGGTTGCTGCTGCTGGCCGCCCTGGTCGGCTGCGTCGTCGGACTCAAGGTGGTCAGCTGA
- a CDS encoding cation diffusion facilitator family transporter yields MCRVSASGGTKAVVAALVANLFIAVTKFGAWALTGASSMLAEAIHSVADSGNQALLLLGGRRAKRAATPEHPFGYGRERYIFAFIVSIVLFSVGGLFALYEAYHKYEEVHSGAPNELIEGRWWWVPLVVLTAAIIAESFSFRTAIRESRHVKGKQTWVRFVRSARSPELPVILLEDLGALLGLVFALIGVGLTLLTGNGYFDVAGTAMIGVLLVAIAVVLAIETKSLLLGESATPESVRKMTAALEGTNGVNRVIHMKTLHLGPEEVLVAAKIAVDATDSAAEVAAVINRAEAAIRAADPMVSALYLEPDLDRSAVR; encoded by the coding sequence ATGTGCCGCGTGAGCGCATCCGGTGGTACCAAGGCAGTCGTGGCGGCGCTGGTCGCCAACCTCTTCATCGCCGTGACCAAGTTCGGGGCCTGGGCCCTGACCGGGGCCTCCTCGATGCTCGCGGAGGCGATCCACTCGGTGGCCGACTCGGGCAACCAGGCGCTGCTGCTGCTCGGCGGGCGTCGGGCCAAGCGGGCCGCCACCCCGGAGCACCCCTTCGGCTACGGCCGCGAGCGCTACATCTTCGCCTTCATCGTCTCCATCGTGCTGTTCAGCGTCGGTGGGCTCTTCGCGCTCTACGAGGCCTACCACAAGTACGAGGAGGTGCACTCCGGGGCGCCGAACGAGCTGATCGAGGGGCGCTGGTGGTGGGTGCCGCTGGTGGTGCTGACCGCGGCGATCATCGCCGAGTCCTTCTCCTTCCGGACCGCCATCCGCGAGTCCCGCCACGTCAAGGGCAAGCAGACCTGGGTGCGCTTCGTGCGCTCGGCCCGCTCCCCGGAGCTCCCGGTGATCCTGCTGGAGGACCTCGGCGCCCTGCTCGGCCTGGTGTTCGCGCTGATCGGCGTCGGGCTCACCCTGCTGACCGGCAACGGCTACTTCGACGTGGCCGGGACCGCGATGATCGGCGTGCTGCTGGTGGCCATCGCGGTGGTGCTGGCCATCGAGACCAAGAGCCTGCTGCTGGGGGAGTCCGCCACCCCGGAGTCGGTGCGCAAGATGACCGCCGCGCTGGAGGGCACCAACGGCGTCAACCGCGTCATCCACATGAAGACCCTGCACCTGGGCCCGGAGGAGGTGCTGGTGGCGGCCAAGATCGCCGTCGACGCCACCGACTCCGCCGCCGAGGTCGCGGCCGTCATCAACCGGGCCGAGGCCGCCATCCGCGCCGCCGACCCGATGGTCAGCGCCCTCTACCTCGAGCCCGACCTCGACCGCAGCGCGGTCCGCTGA
- a CDS encoding DUF559 domain-containing protein: MSLSHLLHTDGFVVLSEHPQLRSAVESATRRGRLHKLLPGVYAPDPDALSVAAKSMAVCAWDPEAVVTGDAALRLFLQHGRAGAAVDVATPAKHRPQRCYRFSCRRVPPELVVHGRRLRVVKPALAAIDLAVTDDGSAIDLVLRQRAATLAQLRAALAATPRRHGNARRAEVVLDSRDAPWSPAERRAHRILRGAGVGGWRANVPIEVARRTYYGDIVFARERVVLEVDGFEFHSTREAFELDRRRQNDLQLDGWLVLRVTWLMLEDEPEVVLDWVRRALAARA; this comes from the coding sequence ATGAGCCTGAGCCACCTGCTGCACACCGACGGTTTCGTGGTCCTGAGCGAGCACCCCCAGCTGAGGTCCGCCGTCGAGTCCGCCACCCGTCGGGGACGGCTCCACAAGCTGCTGCCGGGGGTGTACGCCCCCGACCCCGACGCGCTGAGCGTGGCCGCGAAGTCGATGGCTGTGTGCGCGTGGGATCCCGAGGCGGTCGTGACGGGGGACGCCGCCCTCCGCCTGTTCCTCCAGCATGGGCGAGCCGGTGCGGCTGTGGACGTCGCCACCCCGGCCAAGCACCGGCCGCAGCGGTGCTACCGGTTCTCCTGCCGCCGCGTGCCACCCGAGCTGGTGGTGCACGGGCGACGCCTGCGCGTGGTGAAGCCCGCTCTGGCCGCCATCGACCTCGCCGTCACCGACGACGGCAGCGCCATCGACCTGGTGCTGCGTCAGCGAGCTGCCACGTTGGCGCAGCTCCGCGCAGCACTGGCGGCGACCCCTCGGCGTCACGGCAACGCCCGCCGTGCGGAGGTGGTCCTGGACTCCCGTGACGCGCCGTGGTCGCCCGCCGAGCGGAGGGCCCACCGGATCCTGCGTGGGGCCGGTGTCGGGGGCTGGCGCGCGAACGTCCCGATCGAGGTGGCTCGCAGGACGTACTACGGCGACATCGTCTTCGCCCGGGAGCGGGTGGTCCTGGAGGTCGACGGCTTCGAGTTCCACTCCACGCGAGAGGCCTTCGAGCTCGACCGACGCCGTCAGAATGACCTGCAGCTGGACGGCTGGCTGGTGCTCCGAGTCACGTGGCTGATGCTGGAGGACGAGCCGGAGGTGGTGCTCGACTGGGTGCGCCGGGCTCTCGCGGCGCGGGCGTGA
- a CDS encoding DinB family protein: protein MSRLVTQAELAGEEPDAAVSLRHELVLDTGYRVLLLDDRGWAGGPWAHVTVAAVQETARVCVGPDEAFGEHTPESMAADHWAELAATARRQGVEVDAAALSVLPHDVLLSPRLLGVLRRRARDTPGATTASGPVVAGRQDTRDDGPMTGDERAVLDHWVELYRETVLLKIAGLDADQLARRASPPSSMSLLGVVRHLTEVEAYWLRVVLLDEQDVPDYYCVPDSPDGDFDDATAATAVADVAAYLAELEVTRRAAGGWRDLTTPALGRRRGRPVNLRWILTHLIEEYARHLGHMDLLREAVDGRTGY, encoded by the coding sequence GTGAGCAGGTTGGTGACCCAGGCAGAGCTCGCAGGTGAGGAGCCGGACGCGGCGGTGTCGCTGCGGCACGAGCTGGTGCTCGACACCGGCTACCGGGTGCTGCTGCTGGACGACCGTGGCTGGGCCGGGGGTCCCTGGGCCCACGTCACGGTGGCGGCGGTGCAGGAGACCGCACGGGTGTGCGTGGGCCCGGACGAGGCGTTCGGGGAGCACACGCCCGAGAGCATGGCCGCCGACCACTGGGCCGAGCTGGCCGCGACGGCCCGGCGGCAGGGCGTCGAGGTCGACGCTGCCGCGCTCAGCGTGCTGCCCCACGACGTCCTGCTGTCTCCGCGCCTCCTGGGCGTGCTCCGGCGCCGGGCCCGGGACACGCCCGGTGCGACGACGGCCTCTGGTCCCGTCGTCGCCGGGCGCCAGGACACCCGTGACGACGGCCCCATGACCGGCGACGAGCGCGCCGTGCTCGACCACTGGGTGGAGCTGTACCGCGAGACGGTGCTGCTCAAGATCGCCGGGCTCGACGCCGACCAGCTCGCCCGCCGGGCCTCGCCGCCGTCGTCGATGAGCCTGCTGGGGGTCGTCCGCCACCTGACCGAGGTCGAGGCGTACTGGCTGCGGGTGGTGCTGCTCGACGAGCAGGACGTGCCGGACTACTACTGCGTCCCCGACAGCCCCGACGGCGACTTCGACGACGCCACCGCGGCCACCGCTGTCGCCGACGTGGCGGCCTACCTCGCCGAGCTCGAGGTGACCCGGCGGGCCGCCGGCGGGTGGCGCGACCTGACCACGCCCGCGCTGGGGCGCCGCCGTGGCCGTCCGGTCAACCTGCGGTGGATCCTGACGCACCTGATCGAGGAGTACGCGCGTCACCTCGGCCACATGGACCTGCTCCGCGAGGCGGTCGACGGCCGCACCGGCTACTGA
- the ahcY gene encoding adenosylhomocysteinase → MDFRVADLSLADFGRTEITLAEHEMPGLMAMRERFGDSKPLAGSRITGSLHMTVQTAVLIETLTALGAEVRWASCNIFSTQDHAAAAIVVGDGTPEDPKGVPVFAWKGESLEEYWWCTEQVLTWPEGEQPTMILDDGGDATLLVHKAVEALKTGEVTEAVDTDPEELRVILALVKENLAAGRTDWLAMANSVVGVSEETTTGVMRLYEMARNETLLFPAINVNDSVTKSKFDNRYGVRHSLVDGINRATDVLIGGKVAVVCGYGDVGKGSAESLRAQGARVVVTEIDPICALQAAMDGYQVATLDEVVGQADIIITATGNKDVVTADHMARMKHQAIVGNIGHFDNEIDMAGLAATPGVERTNVKPQVDLWRFPDGHAVIVLSEGRLLNLGNATGHPSFVMSNSFTNQVLAQMELWARARGAELPWPSPAADGGYPLGVHVLPKHLDEEVARLHLEALGVSLTTLSQDQADYLGISVQGPYKSEHYRY, encoded by the coding sequence ATGGATTTCCGCGTCGCCGACCTGTCCCTGGCCGATTTCGGCCGCACCGAGATCACCCTCGCCGAGCACGAGATGCCCGGTCTGATGGCGATGCGTGAGCGCTTCGGGGACAGCAAGCCGCTGGCGGGGTCCCGGATCACCGGCTCCCTGCACATGACGGTGCAGACGGCGGTGCTGATCGAGACCCTGACGGCGCTGGGCGCAGAGGTCCGCTGGGCCTCCTGCAACATCTTCTCCACCCAGGACCACGCGGCGGCGGCGATCGTGGTCGGGGACGGCACCCCCGAGGACCCCAAGGGCGTCCCGGTCTTCGCCTGGAAGGGTGAGTCGCTGGAGGAGTACTGGTGGTGCACCGAGCAGGTGCTCACCTGGCCCGAGGGCGAGCAGCCGACGATGATCCTCGACGACGGGGGCGACGCCACCCTGCTGGTGCACAAGGCGGTCGAGGCCCTCAAGACCGGTGAGGTCACCGAGGCCGTCGACACCGACCCCGAGGAGCTGCGGGTCATCCTGGCCCTGGTCAAGGAGAACCTGGCCGCCGGGCGCACCGACTGGCTGGCGATGGCCAACTCCGTGGTCGGGGTCAGCGAGGAGACCACCACCGGCGTGATGCGGCTCTACGAGATGGCGCGGAACGAGACGCTGCTGTTCCCGGCGATCAACGTCAACGACTCGGTCACCAAGAGCAAGTTCGACAACCGCTACGGCGTGCGGCACTCCCTGGTCGACGGGATCAACCGCGCCACCGACGTGCTGATCGGCGGCAAGGTCGCCGTGGTCTGCGGCTACGGCGACGTCGGCAAGGGCTCCGCGGAGTCGCTGCGGGCCCAGGGCGCGCGCGTCGTGGTCACCGAGATCGACCCCATCTGCGCCCTCCAGGCCGCGATGGACGGCTACCAGGTCGCCACCCTGGACGAGGTGGTCGGTCAGGCCGACATCATCATCACCGCCACCGGCAACAAGGACGTCGTCACCGCCGACCACATGGCCCGGATGAAGCACCAGGCCATCGTCGGCAACATCGGCCACTTCGACAACGAGATCGACATGGCCGGCCTGGCCGCCACCCCCGGCGTGGAGCGCACCAACGTCAAGCCCCAGGTCGACCTGTGGCGCTTCCCCGACGGCCACGCCGTGATCGTGCTGAGCGAGGGGCGTCTGCTCAACCTGGGCAACGCCACCGGCCACCCCAGCTTCGTGATGAGCAACTCCTTCACCAACCAGGTGCTGGCCCAGATGGAGCTGTGGGCCCGCGCCCGCGGCGCCGAGCTGCCCTGGCCCTCGCCGGCGGCCGACGGCGGCTACCCCCTCGGCGTGCACGTGCTGCCCAAGCACCTGGACGAGGAGGTGGCCCGGCTGCACCTGGAGGCCCTCGGCGTCAGCCTGACGACGCTGAGCCAGGACCAGGCCGACTACCTCGGCATCTCCGTGCAGGGCCCCTACAAGTCCGAGCACTACCGGTACTGA
- a CDS encoding circularly permuted type 2 ATP-grasp protein: MTQLDYQPLAGTYDEVHAPDGTIRPGWDVLTDGEGSSELARPGQVRQVLDRLLADDGVTYRPTRAPRLIDTEEDAPQPVADAVAWQLDPVPMVLDQREWVGLEAGLTQRAELLDAVLDDVYGDQRLLAEGVLPPEVVFAHQEYLRTLVGTGAETHRLFLLATDVGRAADGTWTVLGDRTEAPSGAGYAMQNRRSLSRALPGLYHHSGLRRLTPFFHQLRIALVEAAPTTVEDPRVVVLSPGAHAESAFDQASLASQLGFPLVQGNDLVVADGRVWLRTMERLEPVDVVFRHVGARWSDPLELATGSRLGAAGLTEVVRQQHVSVVNSLGSGVLENPGLMPFLAEACHLLLAEPLRLPGVETVWGGTEQGRRRLLQGLDQLLVRPISPGAGRGVVGARLSAAERDELRRRVEARPHQFVGQQVLDLSSVPTATADGLEARPVAVRMFAIRSGASYEVMPGGLGQVADADGTPHALADAPLAGGLTKDVWVVSGEDGGNERSVAEERIFHTADAGAVAMVPRALDDLYWFGRYAERAEDLLRLVLATRAVAVETDLEQRPGGAVHQLLRAITHLSATYPGFVGEVEDPMAELRDIVLNRLRRGSVARSVAQLTHSGEGVRDQLSADVWIVLGGVERALATLRLARFDSGAQLADTAERVLSGLLALSGITAENMVRDAGWQLLECGRGLERALQLVTLLRHTCVRTSEPAVERLVIETTLTAAESVVTFRRRHGGRPRVDSVLALLVTDVTNPRSVAFQLRRVRDALATLPGGGAGSRPERLIEDLLEVMVGVDLVAACEVGQDGTRPGLESWLTEQQRLLKALALAVSDQYLTKPLTPQPMGLVSGGGAG; encoded by the coding sequence ATGACGCAGCTGGACTACCAGCCCCTGGCGGGGACCTACGACGAGGTCCACGCCCCCGACGGCACCATCCGCCCGGGCTGGGACGTCCTGACCGACGGCGAGGGGTCGTCCGAGCTCGCCCGTCCCGGGCAGGTGCGCCAGGTCCTGGACCGGCTGCTCGCCGACGACGGGGTGACCTACCGGCCGACGCGCGCCCCCCGGCTGATCGACACCGAGGAGGACGCCCCGCAGCCGGTGGCCGACGCGGTGGCCTGGCAGCTGGACCCGGTGCCGATGGTGCTGGACCAGCGCGAGTGGGTGGGGCTGGAGGCCGGGCTCACCCAGCGCGCGGAGCTGCTGGACGCCGTCCTGGACGACGTCTACGGCGACCAGCGGCTGCTGGCCGAGGGGGTGCTGCCGCCGGAGGTGGTCTTCGCCCACCAGGAGTACCTGCGCACCCTGGTCGGCACGGGAGCCGAGACGCACCGGCTGTTCCTGCTGGCCACCGACGTGGGCCGGGCCGCCGACGGCACCTGGACGGTCCTCGGCGACCGCACCGAGGCGCCGTCGGGGGCCGGCTACGCGATGCAGAACCGGCGGTCCCTGTCCCGCGCGCTGCCCGGGCTGTACCACCACAGCGGGCTGCGACGGCTGACCCCCTTCTTCCACCAGCTGCGGATCGCCCTGGTCGAGGCCGCGCCCACCACCGTCGAGGACCCGCGGGTGGTCGTGCTCAGCCCGGGCGCCCACGCCGAGTCCGCCTTCGACCAGGCCAGCCTGGCCTCCCAGCTGGGGTTCCCGCTGGTGCAGGGCAACGACCTGGTGGTCGCCGACGGGCGCGTCTGGTTGCGGACGATGGAGCGGCTGGAGCCCGTCGACGTGGTCTTCCGGCACGTCGGCGCCCGCTGGAGCGACCCGCTGGAGCTGGCGACCGGGTCCCGGCTGGGGGCGGCCGGGCTGACCGAGGTGGTGCGCCAGCAGCACGTCAGCGTGGTCAACAGCCTGGGCTCGGGCGTGCTGGAGAACCCCGGCCTGATGCCCTTCCTGGCCGAGGCCTGCCACCTGCTGCTGGCCGAGCCGTTGCGCCTGCCCGGGGTGGAGACGGTGTGGGGCGGCACCGAGCAGGGACGCCGCCGGCTGCTCCAGGGGCTCGACCAGCTGCTGGTCCGCCCGATCAGCCCCGGCGCCGGACGCGGGGTGGTCGGCGCGCGGCTGAGCGCCGCCGAGCGGGACGAGCTGCGTCGCCGGGTGGAGGCCCGTCCGCACCAGTTCGTCGGGCAGCAGGTGCTCGACCTGTCCAGCGTCCCGACCGCCACCGCCGACGGGCTGGAGGCTCGGCCGGTCGCGGTGCGGATGTTCGCCATCCGCTCCGGCGCCTCCTACGAGGTGATGCCGGGGGGACTGGGCCAGGTCGCCGACGCCGACGGCACCCCGCACGCCCTGGCCGACGCGCCGCTGGCCGGCGGGTTGACCAAGGACGTCTGGGTGGTCTCCGGCGAGGACGGCGGGAACGAGCGCAGCGTCGCCGAGGAGCGCATCTTCCACACCGCCGACGCCGGTGCGGTGGCCATGGTGCCGCGCGCGCTGGACGACCTGTACTGGTTCGGCCGCTACGCCGAGCGGGCCGAGGACCTGCTCCGGCTGGTGCTGGCCACCCGGGCGGTCGCGGTGGAGACCGACCTGGAGCAGCGTCCCGGCGGGGCGGTGCACCAGCTGCTGCGGGCCATCACCCACCTCAGCGCCACCTACCCCGGTTTCGTCGGCGAGGTCGAGGACCCGATGGCCGAGCTCCGCGACATCGTCCTCAACCGGCTCCGCCGCGGCTCGGTGGCCCGCTCGGTCGCCCAGCTCACCCACTCCGGCGAGGGTGTCCGCGACCAGCTCTCCGCCGACGTGTGGATCGTGCTCGGCGGCGTCGAGCGCGCCCTGGCCACCCTGCGGCTGGCCCGCTTCGACTCCGGCGCCCAGCTGGCCGACACCGCCGAGCGGGTGCTGTCGGGCCTGCTGGCCCTGTCCGGCATCACCGCCGAGAACATGGTCCGGGACGCCGGCTGGCAGCTGCTGGAGTGCGGGCGGGGTCTGGAGCGGGCGCTGCAGCTGGTCACCCTGCTCCGCCACACCTGCGTGCGCACGAGCGAGCCCGCCGTCGAGCGGCTGGTCATCGAGACCACCCTGACCGCCGCGGAGAGCGTGGTCACCTTCCGCCGACGCCACGGCGGCCGTCCGCGCGTGGACTCCGTCCTGGCCCTGCTGGTCACCGACGTCACCAACCCGCGCTCGGTCGCCTTCCAGCTGCGGCGGGTCCGCGACGCCCTGGCCACCCTCCCCGGTGGCGGTGCGGGCTCGCGACCGGAGCGGCTGATCGAGGACCTGCTGGAGGTGATGGTCGGGGTCGACCTGGTCGCCGCCTGCGAGGTCGGCCAGGACGGCACCCGTCCCGGGCTGGAGTCCTGGCTCACCGAGCAGCAGCGTCTGCTCAAGGCCCTCGCTCTGGCCGTCAGCGACCAGTACCTGACCAAGCCGCTGACCCCCCAGCCGATGGGTCTGGTCTCCGGTGGGGGTGCCGGGTGA
- a CDS encoding transglutaminase family protein — translation MSDGERHYAITHETRYRYAGVVGRSYGLFHQRPRDLPWQQVHEHEVDVDPVPGERATRVDLYGNLRTWFLIDRDHSELVVTARSRVAVGPQEHDPAALALPWEQARPAARPDVADAWRQVDLTLESPLVDVDEEVREYARPSFAPGRPVGEVVLDLTTRIHEDFEYRSGATTVTTRVHDVLRDRRGVCQDFAQLMLACLRSHGLAGRYVSGYLATVPPPGRPRLVGADASHAWVGCWVPGPPGTPGDPLTSWLYADPTNDRLCDQSHATVAWGRDYGDVAPLRGVIFSRGSGSRMTVSVDMAPLSVASSSR, via the coding sequence GTGAGCGACGGGGAGCGCCACTACGCGATCACCCACGAGACCCGCTACCGCTACGCCGGGGTGGTCGGGCGCTCCTACGGGCTCTTCCACCAGCGTCCCCGCGACCTGCCCTGGCAGCAGGTCCACGAGCACGAGGTGGACGTCGACCCGGTGCCGGGGGAGCGGGCCACCCGCGTCGACCTGTACGGCAACCTGCGCACCTGGTTCCTGATCGACCGCGACCACTCCGAGCTGGTGGTCACCGCCCGCAGCCGCGTCGCGGTCGGCCCCCAGGAGCACGACCCCGCCGCCCTGGCCCTGCCCTGGGAGCAGGCGCGACCGGCCGCCCGTCCCGACGTGGCCGACGCCTGGCGGCAGGTCGACCTGACCCTGGAGTCGCCGCTGGTCGACGTGGACGAGGAGGTCCGCGAGTACGCCCGCCCCTCCTTCGCCCCCGGCCGACCGGTGGGGGAGGTGGTGCTGGACCTGACCACCCGCATCCACGAGGACTTCGAGTACCGCTCAGGCGCCACCACCGTCACCACCCGGGTCCACGACGTGCTGCGGGACCGACGCGGGGTCTGCCAGGACTTCGCCCAGCTGATGCTCGCGTGCCTGCGCAGCCACGGGCTCGCGGGGCGCTACGTCAGCGGCTACCTGGCCACCGTCCCGCCGCCGGGACGTCCGCGGCTGGTCGGTGCCGACGCCTCCCACGCCTGGGTCGGCTGCTGGGTCCCGGGGCCGCCCGGGACGCCGGGGGACCCGCTGACCAGCTGGCTCTACGCCGACCCCACCAACGACCGGCTCTGCGACCAGTCCCACGCCACGGTCGCCTGGGGGCGCGACTACGGCGACGTCGCGCCGCTGCGCGGGGTCATCTTCTCGCGCGGGTCGGGTTCGAGGATGACCGTCTCCGTGGACATGGCCCCCCTCTCCGTGGCCAGCTCCAGCCGGTGA
- a CDS encoding response regulator transcription factor, which translates to MIRVLLADDQALIRRAVAELVSHEDGLEVVGEAVDGRDAVREVRRLRPDVVLMDIRMPTMDGIEATAVLCADPDLVDTRILMLTTFEEDEYVLHALRAGASGFVGKGTEAPALMDAIRTVHAGGALLSPQATRALIDRYVTAAPAHPLVAPPELELLTEREAEILVLVGRGLSNQEIAAQLYISPSTAKTHVNRMMTKLYAHDRAQLVIIAYESGLLVPGQVDGSAAGGRDRPA; encoded by the coding sequence GTGATCCGGGTGCTGCTGGCTGATGACCAGGCGTTGATCCGACGGGCGGTGGCCGAGCTGGTCTCCCACGAGGACGGCTTGGAGGTGGTCGGTGAGGCCGTCGACGGCCGCGACGCGGTCCGCGAGGTCCGCCGGCTCCGTCCTGATGTGGTGCTGATGGACATCCGGATGCCCACCATGGACGGCATCGAAGCCACGGCGGTGCTGTGCGCCGATCCCGACCTGGTCGACACCAGGATCCTCATGCTCACCACGTTCGAGGAGGACGAGTACGTCCTCCATGCGCTGCGCGCAGGTGCCAGCGGGTTCGTCGGCAAGGGCACCGAGGCGCCGGCGCTGATGGACGCCATCCGCACCGTCCACGCGGGAGGTGCACTCCTCTCACCCCAGGCCACCCGGGCCCTGATCGACCGCTACGTCACCGCTGCGCCGGCGCACCCGCTCGTCGCCCCGCCCGAGCTCGAGCTCCTCACCGAACGCGAGGCCGAGATCCTGGTCCTGGTCGGGCGAGGGCTCTCCAACCAGGAGATCGCGGCACAGCTGTACATCTCCCCGTCGACGGCCAAGACCCACGTCAACCGGATGATGACCAAGCTCTACGCCCACGACCGCGCCCAGCTGGTGATCATCGCCTACGAGTCCGGCCTCCTCGTCCCCGGTCAGGTGGACGGGTCGGCAGCAGGAGGTCGGGACCGCCCCGCCTGA